In Herbaspirillum seropedicae, a single window of DNA contains:
- a CDS encoding CvpA family protein → MTIFDYLVLLILGCSVIIGTLRGLVREVLSLAGWVVALVVADTYGEALATMLPEMVPGELTRLIVAFIALFIGTRLLVALVARTLSELVKATGLTLLDRTLGSFFGVARGVLLVVVAALLCGTTAIPQQAFWKEARFSPWVEQAAEAVLPYLPGKLAEHVSFATPV, encoded by the coding sequence GTGACGATATTTGACTACTTGGTGCTGCTGATCCTGGGATGTTCCGTGATCATTGGCACGCTGCGTGGGCTGGTGCGCGAGGTGTTGTCGCTGGCGGGCTGGGTGGTCGCCCTGGTGGTGGCCGATACCTACGGCGAGGCGCTGGCGACCATGCTGCCCGAGATGGTGCCGGGCGAGCTGACGCGACTGATCGTGGCCTTCATCGCCCTGTTCATCGGGACGCGGCTGTTGGTGGCGCTGGTGGCGCGCACCTTGAGCGAACTGGTCAAGGCCACGGGCCTGACGCTGCTGGACCGCACCCTGGGCAGTTTCTTCGGGGTGGCGCGCGGCGTCCTGCTGGTGGTGGTGGCGGCGCTCCTGTGCGGCACCACGGCCATTCCGCAGCAGGCGTTCTGGAAGGAAGCCCGCTTCAGTCCCTGGGTCGAGCAGGCCGCCGAAGCGGTATTGCCCTACTTGCCGGGCAAGCTGGCCGAGCATGTGAGTTTCGCCACCCCTGTGTGA
- a CDS encoding phosphoribosylanthranilate isomerase encodes MTHRTRIKICGLTREEDVRATVAAGADAMGLVFYPKSPRYVTPERAGELARAVPPFVSIVGLFVNPTLDEVQQVLAQAPLTVLQFHGDETPEQCAAIARAVVRPFMRAARIGSSTQPADLLEYEQAYRSASPFFTGLLLDTLVEEYGGSGKVFDWSLIPKELAPRAVLSGGLSVHNVTEAVAGVRPYAVDISSGVEAAKGIKDAARIEAFIQAVRLADATSA; translated from the coding sequence ATGACGCACCGTACCCGCATCAAGATCTGCGGCCTGACCCGTGAAGAGGATGTCCGCGCCACCGTGGCCGCTGGCGCCGACGCGATGGGCCTGGTGTTCTATCCCAAGAGCCCGCGCTACGTCACACCCGAGCGCGCGGGCGAACTGGCGCGCGCCGTGCCGCCGTTCGTGAGCATCGTCGGCCTGTTCGTCAATCCCACCCTGGACGAGGTGCAGCAGGTGCTGGCCCAGGCGCCGCTGACCGTGCTGCAGTTCCATGGCGACGAGACGCCCGAGCAGTGCGCGGCGATTGCCCGCGCCGTTGTCAGACCCTTCATGCGCGCCGCCAGAATAGGAAGTTCGACGCAGCCCGCGGATTTGTTAGAATATGAGCAGGCATATCGCTCTGCCAGTCCGTTTTTCACCGGATTGCTGCTCGACACCCTGGTCGAGGAGTATGGCGGCAGCGGAAAGGTTTTCGATTGGTCTCTCATTCCAAAAGAACTCGCGCCTCGGGCCGTTTTGAGTGGTGGCTTGAGCGTACACAACGTCACTGAGGCGGTCGCAGGCGTTCGTCCCTACGCGGTCGACATCAGCAGTGGTGTCGAGGCCGCCAAGGGCATCAAGGACGCCGCCAGGATCGAAGCCTTCATCCAGGCTGTGCGTCTGGCCGATGCTACCTCGGCGTAG
- the trpB gene encoding tryptophan synthase subunit beta: protein MKELNPLGGFAERQAIPAAALHQTAHYNLPDSRGHFGPYGGSFVSETLTLALNELREAYARYQHDEQFLAEFHTELKHFVGRPSPVYHAKRWSEMAGGAQIYFKREDLNHTGAHKINNVIGQALLAKRMGKKRIIAETGAGQHGVATATICARFGMECIVYMGSEDVKRQLQNVYRMNLLGAKVVPVESGSKTLKDALNEAMRDWVTNVETTFYIIGTVAGPHPYPMMVRDFQSVIGNECIQQMPEIASRQPDYVVAAVGGGSNAMGIFYPYIDYPDVKLVGVEAAGDGLDTGRHSASLTLGSPGVLHGNRTYLLQDANGQIIETHSVSAGLDYPGVGPEHAWLKDSGRASYACITDDEALEAFNTCCRIEGIIPALESSHALAHAAKLAATLPRDQIVLVNLSGRGDKDMHTVQQRQG from the coding sequence ATGAAAGAATTGAATCCCCTCGGCGGTTTCGCCGAGCGTCAAGCCATTCCTGCCGCCGCCCTGCACCAGACGGCCCACTACAACCTGCCCGATTCCCGCGGCCATTTCGGCCCGTACGGCGGCAGCTTCGTGTCCGAAACGCTGACCCTGGCCTTGAACGAGCTGCGCGAGGCCTATGCGCGTTACCAGCACGATGAGCAGTTCCTGGCCGAATTCCATACCGAACTGAAGCATTTCGTCGGTCGTCCCAGCCCGGTGTACCACGCCAAGCGCTGGTCCGAGATGGCGGGTGGCGCGCAGATCTACTTCAAGCGCGAAGACCTGAACCACACCGGCGCCCACAAGATCAACAACGTGATCGGCCAGGCGCTCTTGGCCAAGCGCATGGGCAAGAAGCGCATCATCGCCGAGACCGGCGCCGGCCAGCACGGCGTGGCCACGGCCACCATCTGCGCGCGCTTCGGCATGGAATGCATCGTCTACATGGGCAGTGAAGACGTGAAGCGCCAATTGCAGAACGTCTACCGCATGAACCTCTTGGGCGCCAAGGTGGTGCCGGTGGAGTCCGGTTCCAAGACCCTGAAGGATGCGCTCAATGAAGCCATGCGCGACTGGGTCACCAATGTCGAGACCACCTTCTACATCATCGGCACCGTGGCCGGTCCGCACCCCTATCCGATGATGGTGCGCGACTTCCAGTCAGTGATCGGCAACGAGTGCATCCAGCAGATGCCGGAAATCGCCTCGCGCCAGCCCGACTACGTGGTGGCGGCGGTGGGTGGTGGTTCCAACGCCATGGGCATCTTCTATCCCTACATCGACTACCCGGACGTCAAGCTGGTCGGCGTGGAAGCCGCCGGCGATGGCCTGGACACTGGCCGTCACTCGGCCTCGCTGACCCTGGGCTCGCCCGGCGTGCTGCACGGCAACCGTACCTACCTGCTGCAGGACGCCAACGGCCAGATCATCGAGACCCACTCGGTCTCGGCCGGCCTGGACTATCCGGGCGTGGGCCCGGAACACGCCTGGCTCAAGGACAGCGGTCGCGCCAGCTATGCCTGCATCACCGATGACGAGGCGCTCGAAGCCTTCAATACCTGCTGCCGCATCGAAGGCATCATCCCCGCGCTGGAGTCCAGCCACGCACTGGCCCATGCGGCCAAGCTGGCGGCCACCTTGCCGCGGGACCAGATCGTGCTGGTCAACCTGTCCGGCCGGGGGGACAAGGACATGCATACCGTGCAACAGCGCCAGGGTTGA
- a CDS encoding tRNA pseudouridine synthase A, whose protein sequence is MTELDPQAEGLRRVVLGVQYDGASWQGWQTQPHRQTVQDQLEAALQRFSTQPIATTCAGRTDSGVHALEQIVHFDTPIARDSFSWVRGTNAFLPPTIAVRWACELPYVDDAAIASAASQAAELHGADRAGADSLSQFGFHARFSAIARTYHYVLYNHAVRTPLLAGKAGWTFRPLDADRMHRAAQHLIGEHDFTSFRAVECQAKSPVRKMESIAVRRHGDMIVFTLKANAFLHHMVRNIVGSLVVVGSGKQEPDWMGQVLALRDRSRAAPTFMPDGLYLARVDYPDAWALPQESRAWPWL, encoded by the coding sequence ATGACAGAACTCGATCCCCAAGCCGAAGGCCTGCGCCGCGTGGTGCTGGGCGTGCAATACGACGGCGCTTCTTGGCAGGGCTGGCAGACCCAGCCACACCGGCAGACCGTACAGGATCAGCTGGAAGCCGCGCTGCAGCGCTTCAGCACCCAGCCCATCGCCACCACCTGTGCGGGCCGCACCGACTCCGGCGTGCATGCGCTGGAGCAGATCGTCCATTTCGATACCCCCATCGCCCGCGACAGCTTTTCCTGGGTGCGCGGCACCAATGCCTTCCTGCCGCCCACCATTGCCGTGCGCTGGGCCTGCGAACTGCCCTATGTGGATGACGCCGCCATCGCCAGTGCCGCCAGCCAGGCCGCTGAGCTGCATGGGGCCGATCGCGCGGGGGCGGACAGCCTGTCGCAGTTCGGCTTCCATGCGCGCTTTTCGGCCATTGCCCGTACCTATCACTACGTGCTCTACAACCACGCCGTGCGCACACCGCTCTTGGCCGGCAAGGCCGGCTGGACCTTCCGTCCGCTGGACGCCGACCGCATGCACCGCGCCGCCCAGCACCTCATCGGCGAGCATGATTTCACGAGCTTTCGCGCCGTCGAATGCCAGGCCAAGTCGCCAGTGCGCAAGATGGAAAGCATCGCGGTGCGCCGCCATGGCGACATGATTGTCTTTACCCTCAAGGCCAATGCCTTCCTGCATCACATGGTGCGCAATATCGTCGGCTCGCTGGTGGTGGTCGGCAGCGGCAAGCAGGAGCCCGACTGGATGGGCCAGGTGCTGGCCCTGCGCGACCGCAGCCGCGCCGCGCCGACCTTCATGCCCGACGGGCTTTACCTGGCGCGGGTAGACTATCCCGATGCCTGGGCGCTGCCGCAGGAGAGCCGCGCCTGGCCCTGGCTGTAA
- a CDS encoding SPOR domain-containing protein, giving the protein MGLFSFFRKNKQDAASDQGAFRSRSEEQSSVIRSRSSRSTANTSGRATGTRAKAGKDGGADPLLPEKKRARRRLIGAVALALAVVIVLPMILDSEPKPLNDDIAIQIPSKDQPASGAAQPAAGDAKQASLDQKEEIVEPASIAPEPATTPAPAATAPAATQPATPPVAAVAPKVIEKPVEKPAEKPADKPTPKIEEKKPIVVEHREEPKKEAAKPKASAPSAHDDSARALAILEGKSGAAAAPAEKKPAASGGKFVIQVAALATQDKVNELRNKLSAAGIHSYTQKIATQAGDRTRIRVGPFGSREEAERMGGRIKKLGLNATIVPA; this is encoded by the coding sequence ATGGGCTTGTTCTCGTTTTTCCGTAAAAACAAGCAGGACGCTGCTTCCGATCAAGGCGCTTTCCGTTCGCGTTCCGAAGAGCAGTCTTCCGTCATTCGCAGCCGCAGCAGCCGTAGCACTGCCAATACCTCCGGCCGCGCCACCGGTACGCGGGCCAAGGCCGGCAAGGATGGCGGCGCCGATCCGTTGTTGCCGGAAAAGAAACGCGCCCGTCGCCGCCTGATCGGTGCGGTCGCGCTGGCGCTGGCGGTGGTGATCGTGTTGCCGATGATCCTCGATTCCGAGCCCAAGCCGCTCAACGACGATATCGCCATCCAGATTCCCTCCAAGGACCAGCCGGCCTCCGGTGCGGCCCAGCCGGCTGCGGGTGACGCCAAGCAGGCTTCGCTGGACCAGAAGGAAGAGATCGTCGAGCCCGCCAGTATCGCCCCTGAGCCCGCTACGACCCCGGCGCCTGCAGCCACTGCACCGGCGGCAACCCAGCCGGCCACACCGCCGGTGGCGGCGGTCGCCCCGAAGGTCATAGAGAAGCCAGTGGAAAAGCCCGCTGAAAAGCCGGCCGACAAGCCCACACCCAAGATCGAGGAAAAGAAGCCCATCGTCGTCGAGCACCGGGAAGAGCCCAAGAAGGAAGCGGCCAAGCCCAAGGCGTCCGCACCTTCGGCGCATGACGATTCGGCGCGCGCCCTGGCGATCCTGGAAGGCAAGAGCGGCGCTGCAGCGGCTCCGGCGGAGAAGAAACCGGCCGCCTCGGGCGGCAAGTTCGTCATCCAGGTTGCCGCGCTGGCGACCCAGGACAAGGTCAATGAATTGCGCAACAAGCTCAGCGCCGCAGGGATTCACTCCTATACACAAAAGATCGCCACCCAGGCTGGCGATCGCACGCGCATCCGCGTCGGCCCCTTCGGCAGCCGCGAGGAAGCGGAGCGCATGGGAGGCCGAATCAAGAAGCTGGGCCTGAATGCCACGATTGTTCCTGCTTGA
- the folC gene encoding bifunctional tetrahydrofolate synthase/dihydrofolate synthase, translating into MTSQASPTPTTLNEWLALLEQRHFKQIDMGLERVMQVKQKLDIHFDCPVIMVAGTNGKGSTCAMLESILLRAGYRVGLYMKPHFLHFNERARLSGDMASDAQLIAAFEAVEAQRGDISLTYFEFTTLAIMKLLADARQDVVILEVGLGGRLDAVNVIDADVAIVTSIDIDHTEYLGETREEIGFEKAGIFRPGKVAVCGDPLPPKSLIAHAEKIGADLWLMGRDFNYQGDKQQWAYGGRGMRRNSLAYPSLRGANQLLNASAALAALEALREVLPVGAQEVRTGLATVELPGRFQVLPGQPLVILDVAHNPHAAATLAQNLDNMGFHPYTYAVFGSMLDKDIEGVIGHLKDKIDHWCVTDLPLPRAASAQQLKDALLGAGVQPEFRRDAARSIETFTTPAAAYANALSRAGENDRIVVFGSFLTVAGVMQARRPGLH; encoded by the coding sequence ATGACTTCCCAAGCCTCCCCCACGCCCACCACCCTCAATGAATGGCTGGCCCTGCTGGAACAACGCCACTTCAAGCAGATCGACATGGGCCTGGAGCGCGTCATGCAGGTCAAGCAGAAGCTCGATATCCACTTCGATTGCCCGGTCATCATGGTGGCCGGCACCAATGGCAAGGGCTCCACCTGCGCCATGCTGGAATCCATCCTGCTGCGCGCCGGTTACCGCGTAGGCCTCTACATGAAGCCGCATTTCCTGCACTTCAACGAGCGCGCGCGCCTGTCCGGCGACATGGCCAGCGACGCCCAGCTGATCGCCGCCTTCGAGGCGGTGGAGGCGCAGCGCGGCGATATCTCCCTGACCTATTTCGAATTCACCACCCTGGCCATCATGAAGCTGCTGGCCGATGCCCGGCAGGACGTGGTGATCCTCGAAGTCGGCCTGGGCGGCCGCCTGGATGCGGTCAATGTGATCGATGCCGATGTGGCCATCGTCACCAGCATCGATATCGACCATACCGAATACCTGGGCGAGACGCGTGAAGAGATCGGCTTCGAGAAGGCCGGCATCTTCCGTCCCGGCAAGGTGGCCGTGTGCGGCGATCCGCTGCCGCCCAAGTCGCTCATCGCCCATGCCGAGAAGATCGGTGCGGACCTGTGGCTCATGGGGCGCGACTTCAACTACCAGGGCGACAAGCAGCAATGGGCCTATGGCGGGCGCGGCATGCGCCGCAATTCGCTGGCCTATCCCAGCCTGCGCGGGGCCAACCAGCTGCTGAACGCCTCGGCGGCGCTGGCCGCGCTCGAGGCGCTGCGCGAGGTGCTGCCCGTGGGGGCCCAGGAAGTGCGTACCGGCCTGGCCACGGTGGAGCTGCCGGGCCGCTTCCAGGTTCTGCCGGGCCAGCCGCTGGTGATCCTGGACGTGGCCCACAATCCCCATGCCGCCGCCACGCTGGCGCAGAACCTGGACAACATGGGCTTCCATCCCTACACCTACGCGGTATTCGGCTCCATGCTGGACAAGGACATCGAAGGCGTGATCGGGCACCTGAAGGACAAGATCGACCACTGGTGCGTGACCGACCTGCCGCTGCCGCGCGCGGCCAGCGCGCAACAGCTCAAGGACGCCCTGCTGGGAGCCGGCGTGCAGCCAGAATTCAGGCGGGACGCGGCGCGCAGCATCGAAACCTTCACCACGCCCGCCGCTGCCTATGCAAATGCATTAAGCAGAGCAGGGGAGAATGATAGAATTGTGGTTTTCGGGTCATTCCTGACCGTGGCCGGTGTGATGCAAGCGCGCCGTCCGGGTCTGCACTGA
- the trpA gene encoding tryptophan synthase subunit alpha has protein sequence MSRIQTTFSQLAEQKRKALITFITAGDPAPELTVPLLHALVAGGVDILELGVPFSDPMAEGPVIQRACERALKFGISTHDVLGYVREFRKTNTHTPIVLMGYANPIERFGVDAFIAAASEAGVDGTIVVDYPPEECEEFAQKMQAKGMDPIFLLAPTSSQERIRQVAAVSSGFCYYVSLKGVTGAGHIDTAEVAERIAAIRQHVKLPIAVGFGIRDGATARTVGSVADAVVIGSRIIAELENTPQDQACDAVQAFVTDIRQALDA, from the coding sequence ATGTCCAGAATCCAGACCACCTTTTCCCAACTGGCCGAGCAAAAGCGCAAGGCCCTGATCACTTTCATCACCGCCGGCGACCCGGCCCCCGAGCTGACCGTGCCGCTGCTGCACGCGCTGGTGGCCGGTGGCGTGGATATCCTCGAGCTGGGCGTGCCATTCTCCGACCCCATGGCCGAAGGCCCGGTGATCCAGCGCGCTTGCGAGCGCGCCCTGAAATTCGGCATCAGCACCCATGACGTGCTGGGCTACGTGCGCGAATTCCGCAAGACCAATACCCACACCCCCATCGTGCTGATGGGCTATGCCAATCCGATCGAGCGCTTTGGCGTGGACGCCTTCATCGCGGCGGCCAGCGAAGCGGGCGTGGATGGCACTATCGTGGTGGACTATCCGCCCGAGGAATGTGAAGAATTCGCCCAGAAGATGCAGGCCAAGGGCATGGACCCGATCTTCCTGCTGGCGCCGACCTCCTCGCAAGAGCGCATCCGCCAGGTGGCGGCCGTCAGCAGCGGCTTCTGCTACTACGTCTCGCTCAAGGGCGTGACCGGCGCGGGTCACATCGATACGGCTGAAGTGGCCGAGCGCATCGCCGCCATCCGCCAGCATGTGAAGCTGCCCATTGCGGTGGGCTTTGGCATCCGTGACGGCGCTACCGCCCGTACCGTGGGCAGCGTGGCCGATGCGGTCGTCATCGGCAGCCGCATCATCGCCGAACTGGAAAATACCCCGCAAGACCAGGCCTGTGACGCGGTGCAAGCCTTCGTCACCGATATCCGCCAGGCGCTGGATGCCTGA
- a CDS encoding FimV/HubP family polar landmark protein, producing MPLNTNKKPHLSQIKTLSAAVALALAVPLGAQAASLGKLTVLSALGQPLRAEIEVTAVSAEEAGKLSAKLAPAEAFRRANVDYNPVLGSLSFAVEQRQGRHFIRISSSQPVSDPFVDLLLELSAGDSRLIREYTFLLDPADSKSPRNAQVAPLTPSNAVGAAAKGEAAAAPAAPAAAAEPAPAPAAATQAAAAAAPAPAAASASTTAAPAAAAPAAPTSSAPIPVSSEEPASNIVQRPAPSALAEELIRRQQAAPDSTPASASPSAAAPAAPVQGATGQAAAAPAGKTGDYRVKPGDTLAGIAARNQQANVSLDQMLIALYRANPDAFMGNNINRLRAGKILSIPDQPTAAAVDQTEARGMVVAQAQDFNAYRNKLAGQVASAPAGKPGASRQSGGGKITTRVEERSGAQEARDRLELSRANKGRGKTGNAGAAAAEDKAAAERALAEANDRVKDLEKNVDNLQKLLELKNKTIADLSAQQKEAKPESPAAAAPAANAEVKPAEGATPAADAPAAAAPAPAPAPAPAATPPMAAKPAEKSGGSFVDKIKENPYVLAGAGVLVALLAGGGGVLAMRRRKKKDEAAAAEPAVEPEPASVPEPEPVAAAVAAEPEPPVSAEPAVEAVAEPVAVAETVAEEAPVDPITEADMYIAYGRDEQAEDILKLALQTQPERQALHAKLLEIYAKRNDVAAFNRVALNLHALSGGLNETWVKAAALGLEIDPTNPLYGGQPEPEPEPEPEEAGMEFDLDDFKSAEIRADATPAPAPMDLGKDIDFDLDLENGAKPDADEPLLPASTAAASASTLLDSLDDQPQASSLSDLDLSLPDEASAPPSATNLLEEDEESAFEAEMTTKLDLAAAYEEIGDKEGARELLEEVMRGGNDAQVARAKQMMAGLG from the coding sequence ATGCCTCTGAATACCAACAAGAAGCCGCACCTGTCCCAGATCAAGACCCTGAGCGCCGCCGTGGCCCTGGCGCTGGCCGTCCCGCTGGGCGCGCAGGCGGCCTCCTTGGGCAAGCTGACCGTGCTGTCCGCGTTGGGCCAGCCGCTGCGGGCCGAGATCGAAGTCACGGCCGTCAGCGCCGAAGAGGCCGGCAAGCTCTCCGCCAAACTGGCCCCCGCCGAAGCCTTCCGGCGCGCCAATGTCGATTACAACCCGGTGCTTGGTTCGCTGTCCTTCGCGGTGGAGCAGCGCCAGGGCCGCCATTTCATCCGCATCAGTTCGTCCCAGCCGGTCAGCGATCCCTTCGTCGATCTGCTGCTGGAGTTGAGCGCCGGCGATTCCCGCCTGATCCGTGAATATACATTCCTGCTCGACCCGGCCGACAGCAAGTCGCCGCGCAATGCCCAGGTCGCGCCCCTGACGCCGAGCAATGCCGTAGGCGCCGCCGCCAAGGGCGAGGCCGCTGCTGCGCCGGCAGCGCCCGCTGCGGCGGCAGAACCGGCGCCAGCCCCGGCTGCGGCAACCCAGGCCGCTGCTGCGGCAGCACCCGCACCTGCGGCGGCGTCTGCCTCTACTACGGCAGCGCCTGCTGCTGCAGCCCCTGCCGCGCCGACGAGCAGCGCGCCGATCCCTGTGAGCAGCGAAGAGCCCGCCAGCAATATCGTCCAGCGGCCCGCACCGTCGGCGCTGGCCGAAGAATTGATCCGTCGCCAGCAGGCTGCACCCGACAGCACGCCGGCTTCCGCCAGCCCCTCTGCCGCAGCACCTGCCGCGCCAGTGCAGGGCGCCACCGGCCAGGCTGCTGCTGCGCCGGCTGGCAAGACGGGGGATTATCGCGTCAAGCCGGGCGACACGCTGGCTGGCATCGCAGCCCGCAACCAGCAGGCCAACGTTTCGCTGGACCAGATGCTCATCGCCCTGTATCGCGCCAATCCGGACGCCTTCATGGGCAACAACATCAACCGCCTGCGCGCCGGCAAGATCTTGTCCATTCCCGACCAGCCCACCGCTGCCGCCGTGGATCAGACTGAAGCGCGTGGCATGGTGGTGGCCCAGGCCCAGGATTTCAACGCCTACCGCAACAAGCTCGCGGGCCAGGTCGCCAGTGCGCCGGCCGGCAAGCCCGGCGCCAGCCGCCAGAGCGGCGGTGGCAAGATCACCACGCGGGTGGAAGAACGTTCGGGCGCACAGGAAGCACGCGACCGGCTGGAGCTATCGCGCGCCAACAAGGGCCGTGGCAAGACCGGTAACGCTGGCGCTGCCGCCGCCGAGGATAAGGCCGCGGCCGAACGCGCCCTGGCCGAAGCCAACGACCGCGTCAAGGATCTCGAAAAGAACGTCGACAACCTGCAGAAGCTGCTGGAGCTGAAGAACAAGACCATTGCCGACCTCAGCGCGCAACAGAAGGAGGCCAAGCCCGAATCGCCCGCAGCGGCAGCCCCGGCGGCCAACGCCGAGGTCAAGCCAGCCGAGGGCGCGACACCTGCTGCTGATGCGCCTGCGGCGGCGGCTCCTGCGCCGGCCCCAGCGCCAGCACCTGCCGCCACGCCCCCGATGGCGGCCAAGCCGGCCGAGAAGTCCGGTGGCAGCTTCGTCGACAAGATCAAGGAAAACCCCTACGTGCTGGCTGGCGCAGGCGTGCTGGTCGCGCTGCTGGCCGGTGGCGGCGGGGTGCTGGCCATGCGTCGGCGCAAGAAAAAGGATGAAGCGGCGGCCGCCGAGCCCGCCGTCGAACCTGAGCCTGCGAGCGTACCCGAGCCTGAGCCGGTCGCAGCCGCCGTGGCGGCGGAGCCGGAGCCGCCGGTCAGCGCTGAGCCTGCTGTGGAGGCCGTTGCCGAGCCGGTTGCCGTGGCCGAAACGGTCGCCGAAGAAGCCCCGGTCGATCCCATCACCGAAGCTGACATGTACATCGCCTACGGCCGCGACGAGCAGGCCGAGGACATCCTCAAGCTGGCCCTGCAGACCCAGCCGGAGCGCCAGGCCTTGCACGCCAAGCTGCTGGAGATCTACGCCAAGCGCAACGACGTGGCGGCCTTCAACCGGGTGGCCCTGAACCTGCACGCGCTCAGCGGCGGTCTCAACGAAACCTGGGTCAAGGCGGCCGCGCTGGGCCTGGAGATCGATCCGACCAATCCGCTCTACGGCGGCCAGCCTGAGCCGGAACCCGAGCCGGAGCCGGAAGAGGCCGGCATGGAGTTCGATCTCGATGACTTCAAGAGCGCCGAGATCCGCGCCGACGCCACCCCGGCGCCTGCACCGATGGACCTGGGCAAGGATATCGACTTCGACCTCGACCTGGAGAACGGCGCCAAGCCCGACGCCGACGAGCCCTTGCTGCCGGCTTCCACCGCAGCCGCCTCGGCCTCGACGCTGCTGGACAGCCTGGATGACCAGCCCCAGGCCAGCAGCCTCTCCGACCTGGACCTGAGCCTGCCCGATGAAGCCAGCGCACCGCCGTCGGCCACCAACCTGCTGGAAGAGGACGAGGAATCGGCCTTCGAGGCAGAAATGACGACCAAGCTGGACCTGGCCGCCGCCTACGAGGAAATCGGCGACAAGGAAGGTGCGCGCGAACTGCTGGAAGAAGTCATGCGCGGCGGCAACGACGCCCAGGTGGCGCGGGCCAAGCAAATGATGGCCGGCCTGGGCTGA
- the accD gene encoding acetyl-CoA carboxylase, carboxyltransferase subunit beta: protein MSWLEKLLPPQIQRGSTSRKAIPEGLWVKCPSCEAVLYRTDLESNLHVCPKCSHHMRIRARARLDALLDEGGRYEIGQEALPVDTLKFKDSKKYPDRLKDAMESTGETDAMVVMGGAIMTLPVVVACFEFEFMGGSMGSVVGERFVRGAQAALEQKVPFICITATGGARMQEGLLSLMQMAKTTAMLTKLSEKKLPFISVLTDPTMGGVSASFAFMGDVVMAEPKALIGFAGPRVIENTVREKLPEGFQRAEFLVTKGAIDMIVDRRKMREEIAHLLALLQNQAAETVS, encoded by the coding sequence ATGAGCTGGCTCGAGAAGTTATTGCCACCCCAGATTCAACGCGGCTCCACCAGCCGCAAAGCCATCCCGGAAGGTTTGTGGGTCAAGTGCCCCTCCTGCGAAGCGGTGCTGTACCGTACCGACCTGGAATCCAACCTGCATGTCTGCCCCAAGTGCAGCCACCACATGCGCATCCGCGCCCGCGCTCGTCTCGATGCCCTGCTCGACGAAGGCGGCCGCTATGAGATCGGTCAGGAAGCCCTGCCGGTCGATACCCTGAAGTTCAAGGACAGCAAGAAGTACCCCGATCGTCTCAAGGACGCCATGGAATCCACCGGCGAAACCGACGCCATGGTGGTCATGGGCGGCGCCATCATGACCCTGCCGGTCGTGGTGGCCTGCTTCGAGTTCGAATTCATGGGCGGCTCCATGGGCTCTGTGGTCGGCGAGCGCTTTGTGCGCGGCGCCCAGGCGGCGCTGGAGCAGAAGGTGCCCTTCATCTGCATCACCGCCACGGGCGGTGCGCGCATGCAGGAAGGCCTGCTGTCGCTGATGCAGATGGCCAAGACCACGGCCATGCTGACCAAGCTGTCGGAAAAGAAACTGCCCTTCATCAGCGTGCTGACCGACCCCACCATGGGCGGCGTGTCGGCCTCGTTTGCCTTCATGGGCGATGTGGTGATGGCCGAACCCAAGGCCCTGATCGGCTTTGCCGGCCCGCGCGTGATCGAGAACACGGTGCGCGAGAAGCTGCCTGAAGGCTTCCAGCGTGCTGAATTCCTGGTCACCAAGGGCGCCATCGACATGATCGTCGACCGCCGCAAGATGCGTGAGGAAATCGCCCATCTGCTGGCGCTGCTGCAAAACCAGGCCGCCGAAACGGTTTCCTGA